The genomic window GGTCGAGGACCGGGTAGCAGAGGATCTGGCGGTCGGGGAGCGGTACGCCGTTGTCGCGGGCGAGCAGGCATGCGCCGGCCGCAAGTGCACCGCCGGCGCTTTGTCCGCCGACGGCGATCCTGCCGTCGCCGTTCAGGTGGTCGGGGATCCATTGGAGCGTGTCGTAGACGTCCTGGAGCCCTGCTGGGCAAGGATTTTCGGGCGCCAGGCGATAGTTGAGTGAGACAACGGTGACGTTGCCTTCGGCAGCTATCCGGGACGTCGCGTACTCGATGTCGCGCAGATCCCCGCCGACGAACCCGCCGCCGTGCAGCCAGAGCAGCACCGGTCTGGGACGGGTCGAATGCCGGTAGACGCGGGCCTGCAGCGTTCGCCCGGGAAGGTCGATCTCGATGTCTTCGGTGGAGACGCGTGGGTCGCGTTCGCCGGCGATCGCCGGGTCCGGCAGGTCCTCGCGGTCGAGGAGGAGTGCCTGGTAGGGGTCGAGGTCGGGGTTGGCCGGCAGATCCGCGAGGTGCTTGAGCAGCGCGTCGGTCTCCGGGCCGAACTGTGGATCGTCGACGATCATGCGATCACCGGCTGCAGATGCCGAGCCGCGTGCGCGTACAGAACCCCGTCCGGCGTCGTCGACACGTACTCCGCCAACGCACCGATCCCGCCGTCGAACCCGCCACCGGTCGAAGGGTCGGCCCAGGCTGCTTCGTCGTACTCGAGGATTTCGGCGATCAGGGCGGCGCCGACGTTGTGGAAGCGGTGCAGCACGAGTTCCGAGGGGATCCGGCGGCCGGCTTCGACGCCGCCGTGGTTGAGAGCGCTGCCGATCTCGGCGGTCTCCCAGCGCGGGTCGAGGCTCCAGTGCAGCCGGCCGGCCCGGGCGTCGCGCAGTACGGCAAGCGTGATCTCGTCCCACATCAGCACGTGCGCGACCAGGTCGTGCAGCGAGTCGCAGAAGTGCCCGAGCGGTCCGTCGTGCACGTCGTACGGAGTCCGGAGTTCTTCTTCGGTCTTGCCCTCGAGCCGGCTGAGCAGCAGTTCCTGGTCGCGGCGGATCATCCCGGCCGCCTGCGCCGGGGTCGTCGTCGGTGTACGCATGCCGACAATCAACCAGCCGGCGATCCGCGCGGCCGGTGGATTGCGCGAAGTGCTCAATCCACCGCGCGGTACGTCGACATCTTGGCGCGGGCGCCGCAGGTGTTCATCGAGCACCACCGTCGGCGCCCGGGCCGACTCGTGTCGACGAACAGCAGTGAGCAGTCGTCGGAGGCGCAGGCCCGGATCCGGTCCGCGTACGGCCCGGTCAGCAGCTCGATCGCGTCCCTCGCCAACGTGCTGAGCAGATCGGTCGCGTCGAGGGGTGCAGGCTCCAGACCGAGCTCAGGCGTGAGACGCGGGCCGGGGAGCCGGCGGCTGCTCCAGCGGTTGACCACGCCGACGTCTGCCGTGACCGCCGTACCGGTGAACAACCTGTACAGCGCCTCGCGCAGTTCGATCGCCGTCCCGCGCACGGCGGGGGTGACCGCCGGCGCCTCCTTGGTCAGGCCGGACTCCTCGAACCATCGGGCGAGGTCGTCGGTCTCCGGGATCCGCTCGAAGGGCGTCTGTTCCCGCTTGCCGAGCGTCGCCGTGAAGTCGACCGACGAGCGGCCGCCGACCCAGGTGAACTCCGTCCGCATGGGGATAGTCTATCAT from Kribbella jejuensis includes these protein-coding regions:
- a CDS encoding CGNR zinc finger domain-containing protein produces the protein MRTEFTWVGGRSSVDFTATLGKREQTPFERIPETDDLARWFEESGLTKEAPAVTPAVRGTAIELREALYRLFTGTAVTADVGVVNRWSSRRLPGPRLTPELGLEPAPLDATDLLSTLARDAIELLTGPYADRIRACASDDCSLLFVDTSRPGRRRWCSMNTCGARAKMSTYRAVD
- a CDS encoding alpha/beta hydrolase is translated as MIVDDPQFGPETDALLKHLADLPANPDLDPYQALLLDREDLPDPAIAGERDPRVSTEDIEIDLPGRTLQARVYRHSTRPRPVLLWLHGGGFVGGDLRDIEYATSRIAAEGNVTVVSLNYRLAPENPCPAGLQDVYDTLQWIPDHLNGDGRIAVGGQSAGGALAAGACLLARDNGVPLPDRQILCYPVLDLHPSADWHEWYFGTRDIPPGAVPLHASTLIGLPPTLLLAAQRDELRDDALAYSARLEHDGVPVELVEYADTMHAFLNFPAVLSAGRHAVELIAADLQTAFSARRS